In the Schistocerca gregaria isolate iqSchGreg1 chromosome 6, iqSchGreg1.2, whole genome shotgun sequence genome, one interval contains:
- the LOC126277922 gene encoding uncharacterized protein LOC126277922 isoform X2, whose product MRAHFTKCNITDVTVTVGPELDLPDQPFSKINVLLCDCKTILGVYWKIPPPDKPQFTKKYLLNGDKLLRYASRKGFIEALKLDEEIKNLSDKVSDLNDQVMLSLWDIVRIKEVLCLVGNDPEVMNLLKLDTPWTNTSCDVDDL is encoded by the exons ATGTGACAGTAACAGTTGGCCCTGAACTTGATCTGCCTGACCAGCCCTTTAGCAAGATAAATGTTTTACTGTGTGATTGTAAGACTATACTTGGAGTTTACTGGAAAATTCCTCCCCCTGATAAACCACAGTTTACAAAAAAATACTTACTAAATGGAGACAAACTACTCAG GTATGCTTCTAGAAAGGGATTTATTGAAGCGCTAAAACtggatgaagagattaaaaatcTCAGTGACAAAGTATCAGATTTAAACGACCAAGTTATGTTGTCACTTTGGGACATTGTGAGAATAAAAGAGGTATTGTGCCTTGTTGGAAATGATCCTGAAGTGATGAACTTGCTTAAGTTAGATACTCCTTGGACAAATACATCCTGTGATGTGGACGATTTATAA